One Anastrepha obliqua isolate idAnaObli1 chromosome 6, idAnaObli1_1.0, whole genome shotgun sequence DNA window includes the following coding sequences:
- the LOC129249774 gene encoding uncharacterized protein LOC129249774 yields the protein MKCRVKSKSDKNKTGNQKIYLKKWEHELFELLSAESNPAIGKVTSNFSVGVNANESSSSNLESAVGINNDSSTSSAAVQNTPVDIPSVPQQQTSKRKLNDNEHDIRPVTLG from the exons ATGAAGTGCCGAGTAAAGTCAAAAAGTGACAAAAATAAAAcgggaaaccaaaaaatttatttaaaaaaatgggaacatgaattatttgaattactTTCTGCTGAATCGAATCCAGCTATCGGAAAAGTTACCA GCAATTTTTCGGTAGGCGTTAATGCTAATGAGAGTTCCAGCAGCAACTTAGAGAGTGCAGTGGGCATTAATAATGACAGCTCCACCAGCAGCGCGGCAGTACAGAACACACCCGTAGATATCCCATCTGtgccacaacaacaaacatCAAAAAGAAAGCTAAATGATAACGAACATGATATTCGGCCGGTAACTCTTGGTTAG